In Nicotiana tabacum cultivar K326 chromosome 2, ASM71507v2, whole genome shotgun sequence, the following proteins share a genomic window:
- the LOC107763784 gene encoding uncharacterized protein LOC107763784 isoform X1 produces MGGKCPHRSVKKRRYSHKTFRRSKFLVKGDDAVYDELKKPAEQRKEFPVDEDLPGMGQYYCLHCDRYFANVAVRDEHFKTKKHRKRVKIMMGPAPHTQLDADLAAGIGMPDNGPKLMSMS; encoded by the exons ATGGGAGGGAAGTGTCCACACAGGAGCGTGAAGAAGCGAAGATACTCTCACAAAACCTTTCGCCGTTCAAAATTCCTCGTAAAAGGAGACGATGCCGTTTACGACGAACTTAAAAAGCCAGCTGAGCAACGGAAAGAGTTTCCCGTCGACGAAGATCTTCCCGGAATGGGTCAATACTACTGTCTTCACTGCGA TCGATATTTCGCGAATGTTGCGGTGAGGGACGAGCATTTCAAGACGAAAAAGCACAGGAAGCG TGTGAAAATAATGATGGGCCCTGCACCACACACCCAACTTGATGCTGATTTAGCTGCTGGAATTGGCATGCCAGATAATGGTCCAAAGCTAATGTCGATGAGTTGA
- the LOC107763784 gene encoding uncharacterized protein LOC107763784 isoform X2 yields MGGKCPHRSVKKRRYSHKTFRRSKFLVKGDDAVYDELKKPAEQRKEFPVDEDLPGMGQYYCLHCDRYFANVAVRDEHFKTKKHRKRSYFSQLNNIFNEIAS; encoded by the exons ATGGGAGGGAAGTGTCCACACAGGAGCGTGAAGAAGCGAAGATACTCTCACAAAACCTTTCGCCGTTCAAAATTCCTCGTAAAAGGAGACGATGCCGTTTACGACGAACTTAAAAAGCCAGCTGAGCAACGGAAAGAGTTTCCCGTCGACGAAGATCTTCCCGGAATGGGTCAATACTACTGTCTTCACTGCGA TCGATATTTCGCGAATGTTGCGGTGAGGGACGAGCATTTCAAGACGAAAAAGCACAGGAAGCG GAGCTACTTTTCTCAGTTGAACAATATATTTAATGAAATTGCATCTTAA
- the LOC142166160 gene encoding zinc finger BED domain-containing protein RICESLEEPER 2-like gives MKEKFVKYWGEPEKMNNMIFIASILDPRNKLDYVPFAIVRMFGEKKGKKLILEVKNYMDSLFDYYVKKNSKGSTFASSENTTATVSGYGSFLKRGTMRTKLEFEKHKEVTGGLGAKSELDRYLAEDIEPETDEFKILKWWKINEPRFFILAEMARDVLAIPISSVASECAFSTRGRILDSFRSSLTPKLVQALICFQDWLRSEPIPIKVEKDLEYLEQLELGNYFVFCIYYITNSLLNTDA, from the coding sequence atgaaagaaaaatttgtcaaatATTGGGGTGAACCTGAAAAAATGAACAATATGATCTTTATTGCATCAATTTTGGATCCCCGTAACAAGCTTGACTATGTTCCTTTTGCAATTGTGAGGATGTTTggagaaaaaaaagggaagaaattgATTTTAGAAGTGAAAAATTATATGGATTCTTTATTTGATTATTATgtaaagaaaaattcaaaaggaTCTACATTTGCTTCATCTGAAAACACAACAGCTACCGTGAGTGGTTATGGTAGCTTTTTGAAAAGAGGAACAATGAGAACGAAATTGGAATTTGAGAAACATAAGGAAGTGACAGGAGGCTTAGGTGCTAAATCAGAGTTAGATAGATATCTTGCTGAAGATATTGAGCCCGAAACGGATGAGTTTAAAATCTTAAAGTGGTGGAAAATCAATGAGCCTAGATTTTTCATTCTTGCAGAGATGGCTCGTGATGTGTTAGCCATTCCTATTTCAAGTGTTGCATCAGAATGTGCATTCAGTACTAGAGGTCGCATTCTTGACTCGTTTAGGAGTTCGTTGACGCCTAAACTGGTGCAAGCTCTTATTTGTTTTCAAGATTGGCTTAGAAGTGAACCTATTCCTATTAAAGTTGAGAAAGACTTAGAGTATCTAGAACAACTAGAACTTGGTAATTATTTTGTGTTTTGCATTTATTATATTACAAATAGTTTACTTAACACTGATGCATGA